The DNA segment TACAAAATCACTTGATTGCAACCATCTGATTTATTGAAAAGTAGCCTAGATATCTTGCAAATACACCCATTTACAGGTTCTTGGCAACTTTTGGTGATCTTGGTTGGGGCAAGGCAGAAGTCGGAGGAGTAGAAGTAATAATTTCAACCCTTGAGTTTGTTTAAAGTAGCAACTAATATACTTTGCATTTTCTCAACTTCATTTAATATGGGACTAAAAAGGTTTTTGTCCGCTAAATCTAAGTAAGTAGGCACGAAAAAACCCAACTATGTAAAGATAAGTAAATATGGGGAATACAACTACCAAGGGAACTTGTATATGGGCGCTCGTTTAAGAGTATTCCTGACTAGTAAACAAGACCAAAACCTTTTAAACCTGAGAAAAGCGGACGTACCACAGAAAGTCAAAGACCGAGCAGAAATAATTAGGTTAAGTTTGTAGCCGAGTCAGGGGGGTGACTTCCTGGCTTAGGCATCCAAATAACAATTGCTAATAAACTGTCCGATAATGCAGAGTTTGTGGCTGAAGAAATTGAAGATGAAAATGTAAGAAAAAATATATTACGCCTAATGTGTATTAAAGACGAAAACCCTACATTTATCGTTGTAGAGACGTTGCATTGCAAAGTCTCTACCGCACTTAGCTTGAAATTCGACTCTGGGGTGGAATCGTTGACTCACTCGCATTCATCTCACGCCAAATCAAAGATTCTGGCGTGAGGCTTCTGCTGCTTCAGCTAAATTGCTATCAAGCCATCAAGCCATAACTCATACCAATCTAAAAACGTTGCTGATGATTCAAAAGTAGGTGGACCCCAATCAGCTAGAAACCAACCAATTCGCCCTTTCAGCGATCCATTCAAGACCATAAACCCAAATGGTCCACATACATCCTTACAAACAGTAATTGTTCCAAATTGTGGTGACCAGAGTTCTTGCTCGTACTTCTGTTCCCAATGTTCGCCAGCGATCTCGACAAGCCATCGCTCCCATGCTTCATCACTTTGGTACTCTTCAAGCAAAAGGCAAGGCTGACTTGGAGCTATGAGTGCTTTGTCTTCATCGCCGAAACACAGACCAATAGCCCAATCTTCTAGCCGCAGCATTTCCATCCCATGAACTTCCCCGCCTCCATTCCCAATTTGTTCAAGAAAACTTCGGTACTCTACTGGAAGAAAAGTGTTATACTTGGTCTCCCAAGCATCAATTTTATGCGAACTGAGTGGAGGATTGAATTTAAAGCTATAGTTCAATGGATCGGTTGAGGGGTAAAACTCTTGGTAAAGTTGATTCTGAACACTTTGAAGTTGTCTAGCTTTCTCAAGCTTTTCTTTGATGCGTTCAATCTGAATTGTAATGTTTGTACCTGGAGACCACTGCCAATTGTGCTTACACTTGGGACATGCCAGCCTTAATTCACCTCGATCAATTGGAGTACGTAGTTTTTGAGAGCAGTTTGGACATATAACTATAACCTTTTCTGTATGTGATACCTGTTGTTCACCGGATGATCCTATATTCATCAAGCTCTTACCTAAAATCGGAGAACCATAACGTACAGCAGTTTGGCAAGTTGCAACTTTTTGTTATACACCAAGTTTAGCGTATCAGAAGTATAGGGAAGCGATCGCCAAGGCGCAAGTGAATTGCTTCGGTTCTTGTCAGATTTTGGTGATGATGAAAGCTTACGCACTTTAAGGCAGAAGGCAGGAGGCAGTTCGCGGAAGCGTTGCCGAAGGCTAGGCAGAAGGTTTTAAGACGTTTTTTTATCCTCATTGGGACTTGTGACCTTTTGGGGGCGATCGCTTACGACTTTGTTGTGATGCAGATGTTCTATAATCCAAGCAAAGCTTCAATTGTGGGAATTTTTTCTTCTTCCTTCCTTCTGCCGTCTGTCGTCTGCCTTCTGCCTTGTCCCAACCAAGATCACCAAAAGTTGCCAAGAACCCATTTACCAGTACAAAGCCTGTAGGTTTAGTCAAAATCACGTAGTCAAATGAATAAAATATTGTTCTTGTGTACAGGTAACTACTACCGCAGTCGCTTTGCCGAACACCTATTCAATCAGTTGGCTACCAAACAAGGGTTAGATTGGCAAGCTGATTCCAGAGGATTAGCACTTGAACGGGGTGTAAATAATGTGGGGGCAATTTCCCAATACGCGGCTGAGGCTCTAGCAGCGCGTTTAGTAAATATATCTGATGATGAACGGTTTCCTAAGCCAGCCTGTGAGCCAGATTTTCAATCAGCTACCAGGGTTATTGCCCTAGATGAATCAGAACACCGTCCACTAATGAATGAGCGCTTTCCTCAATGGGTTGATGCAATTGAATACTGGCTAGTTCACGACATCGATAAAACCTCTGCAACCGCAGCCCTTGGGCAAATTGAGAAACATCTACTGCAACTTATAGAACAATTAGCTCAAAGTTAGTCACTCTGCGATCGCCCTCAGAAAATTATACCTCTTCTTCAAACTGTGAGTAACCGATTTAAATAGTCTTTTGCTGAATTAATTAAACTTTCAATATGATTGATCAACTCATGCTCTAAATAAGGTTTTGATAAATAAGCTTTTGCACCTAATTCTTTGGCGAGTTGACGATGCTTTTCCGCACTACGAGAAGTGAGAATTATTACAGGAATTTTAGTGTATTGGGGATTGTGCTGAATATGGCTTAAAAATTCAAACCCATTCATCCGGGGCATTTCTAAATCGGAAACAACAAGTTGAATTTCTGGGTGTCGTTGTAACTGTTCTAGAGCTTCAGCACCGTTTTGTGCTTGGATTACTTGATAACCAGATTTTTGCAGAGTTAAGGATAGAGTTTGCCGCAAACTAATAGCATCATCCACTACTAAAATTACTTTTGATAATTTTTGATTGGTCTCTACAGTAGCGGATAATAAAGGTAGAGATGGAATATTAGATGGGGATATTGATAAGGCTTGTTTATTGGCATATTCATCTGTTGGTAGTGCTAAAGTATCAAGGGTTGCCTGCATCTCCACGGATTCTAATAATAAAGCACCATCAATAACTAGCATGAGGTTGCCATTAGCTAAACTGCTGGAACCATAAACATATTTGGGGGGAGCGATCGCATTTCCCAATGGTCTAATTACTAGTTCTTGTTCACCGATAATTTGGTCAACTTGTAAAGCGAAAATGCCTTGGTTTCGTCTCAGTAATAACACAGGATGATTTATCTCTTCTGTATTATGCTCAGGCAGTAAATTACTCGTATTTAAATTATTAAAGCAGCTACCATTGTAATACATCAACTCTGAGAGTTGATGCAGACTAAGCATAGTATCCTCATTACCGCCATCCCAGTGTAAAACGCGTTTACCTTCAAATTCTTGAATTTGTTGCGCCGAGGGAATGATTATTTTTTCAATACTATCCAACAGTAGAGCATAAACAACACCGCCAGCTTGTACTAGCATTAATTGATCGGTAGTCATAGAAAAAGGGATTTTAAGGATAAATTTTGTGCCTTGATTAGGCAAAGTCTGCACAGAAATTGAGCCGTTGAGTGCTTGCAGTTGAGAACGGACAATATCTAGTCCCATCCCGCGTCCAGAAAGTTCACTAACTTTTTCCGCAGTAGTAAATCCTGGTGCGAACATGAATTCTAATAGTTCAGAATCATTGATTTGAGATAAATAGCCTTTGGACTCATCTTTCTTGGAGATGAAATTCAGTTCAATAGCTTTTTTGCGAATGCTATCTAACTTTAAGCCTTGTCCATCATCTCTGACTTCGATAATTGTTTGACTTCCTTGATGATAAGCGCAGATTTCAATCACACCTTGTTCTGGTTTACCACGTTCTCGGCGAACTTCTGGAGATTCAATACCATGATCGAAAGCATTACGGACTAAGTGTAACAAGGGATCGTACAGCTTTTCAGCGATCGCCTTATCTACTAGTACATCTGTGCCAGTAAATTTTAAATCCACCCGTTTGTGGTAAACAGTACTGAGGTTTTTTACCATGTGGGGGAAGCGGCTGAGGATATTTTCTAAAGGTAACATCCTCGCTTCAACTAGGTTATCTATTAAACTGAAAGCTAAACTTTGTTTTTTATGACTAATTTGAGTAGCTTGCTTGAATAAAAAATCAATGGACTCTGTTGCTTCTTGTAATTGTGATGTCTCTTCTATGGCTTCGTGTAATGTCAGATGAAATTCTGTATAAGCATCCATTTCTAAGGGGTCAAAATTAACTGAGGCAAAGCTTTGTGTATGTTGTGTTGCTAAACTTTGCCGTTGTAGTGGTAAATCACGGAGTTGATTTAAAGTTTCTTGGTGTTTGTTGAGACGTTGTAATAGCTGCTCGATAATTTCTTGCACTTGTTCATCATTTAAAGTGCGTCTTTTTTGGTGAATTAGCAGTTCACTAGCCAAATAATTAATGCGTTCTAATCCCTCAACTTCTACACGCACCGATGAGCCTTTCTGACCCTTTTTACTTTGATGATTTTTAACTTTATCAATTATTTGCTCATTAACAACATCAAGGGCTGTTTCTGTAATTTCCGTACTTAATTTTTCCGCTACAGCTAAAGATGTTGTAGATTCAGAAATATCATTAGCTTCTATTTGTGGCTCAACTTGAGCGTCATCTTCATTAACTTCTCCTCCCCAAATTGCTTCTAACAGTCCATCATTGATGTTGGGTGAGGAATTTGATATATCTTTAAAAACAAGAAGTTTTTGTAATTGAGGATTGTCAGTCCAGTTTTTCTCTTGAGCAGTAATAGGAGGATATTGCTTATATTCTTGAGCGACTAAACCGATTTTAGTTTGTAGAGCTTGGATAATTAGAATATTGTCGGCAGTTTTTTTAACTGAATACTGAAATCTTACAACGGCTAAAAGTATAATTAAAACAATACCCTGACGATATAGACAAAGACTTTGGCTATCTGTTTCATGTCGAACATATTCTAAAAATTTATTGAGCCAAGTTTCAATATATTCAATTGGTTGTAAAAACTCCTGATTATTGATGAGTAAATCCCAGTGCAATGCTGATGGTGGTATTTCTACTTCATGGTTAAACCAGCCAAAAATATAATGAACTACCTTTAAATATGATTGGGCTGTTGTGGGTTTAAGGCACTCACTTTTATTATTGCTTGATGTAGTTAAAAACTCGTAAAATTCTGCTTGATTAATTAAAAATTCTGAATTGATGGTTTCAGATGCTTTATTTGTAACAACTGATGTCAGTTCCCGTAAAGCAGCAGAAGGTGTACCGCCATGAGTGCGATCGCCTGCTAATATATTGCATTGAGCCTGCTCTAAATCAGCATGGGCAATCTCAATAATTTGGCGCACTTGATTAGGATTGGTTTGTAACGCTGTCAAAGCTGTTTGTGCAATTTCGCCAAAACCAGGTAAATTTAAAGATTCTGCCAGTCCGAGAAATACATCTAATTGGGAACTGAAAAAATCTATTAATTCTGTATCATCTTCTATGTTAGTAAGAGCTTCAATAATGCTTCCTAAACGTTGCTGTACACCTACTTCAAATATAGATTGAACAATATCAAAGCCTAACTCTTCAGATGTAGGGATATGAGAATCATCACCAAAATTATCGCCTAATTTTCCTTGGAGTTTAGCAAATATAGTAGTAGCTCTTTGTAAAAGTTCTTCTTCGTTAATAATGCTGCCTGTTAATTCTGATGTTAATGCCAATTGCAAACATTCATAAGCCTGAAACAAATAAGTTTGTAACTCAGCATCTATAACTACATTAGGGCTATATAAAGCCTTAAATACATCCTCCAAAGAATGGGCTATCATCTGAATTGTTTCTAGCCCAACAGTAGCAGCACCACCCTTAATTGTATGAGTAGCCCGCATTAAATTATGCACTCTGGCTATACTATGATTTTCAGACAAACTGAACAATTCTTGCTCGATAGTTTGAATTAAATCTGGCGCTTCTGCTAAAAAATAAATATAGCCTTGTTCACGAATTTCGGTATCAGTAATCATAATTTGGGTACTGGGGATTGGTTACTGGGAATGGGGTACTGGCGATTGGGTAGGTTATTTTTCAAGATAGTTTTGAGGGTTGGCAGATAGGGCTGTAGTACTTCTCAAGTTAGGATTAAAATCTTTACTACAAAATTGATACGTTACTAGCTAGTTCCTAGCCCCCAATCCCCAATCTCCAGTCCCTAATTATTAATTCACTTTGAACTTACTAGCAGTTGTTAACAAATCTTGTGCCATACCTGATAAGTCTTGGAAGACGGTGGCAATATCTTGAGATTCTGCAAAAGTTTTATTAGCGATCGCTGCCACATCTTTCATCGAATTTGTGACTAATACAGATTGCCCCATTTGTTTTTGGGTTGCATCAGTAATTTGTTGAATTAATTGACTAATTTCAGCAGTTGCAAAAACGATCGCATTTAAGTTGTGCCTTGTTTCACTGACAAAGTTTGTTCCTTCCACTACCTGCTGAATCCCGGTTTCCATCGCTACCGCTACTTCTCCCGTTTCCTCCTGAATCTCTTGGACTAGTTTTTCAATTTCAATTGTGGCGGCAGCTGACTGGCGAGATAATGAACGGACTTCATCGGCTACAACTGCGAAACCTTTGCCATATTCCCCTGCACGGGTGGCTTCTATAGCTGCGTTCAAAGCCAGAACGTTTGTCTGGGTGGCAAAACTACTAATCAAGTTCACCACTTTGGAGATTTTTTGCGAAGATTCACTCAAGCGCTTAATTTTTTTGCTGGTTTGCGCTACAGTTTCTCGAATTGCTTGGATGGCTTGAACTGTGAGGTTCATCGCCGCGTCACCAGATTCGACAGTTTTGTTTGCTTGTTGTACCGCCACTTGTACCAACTCGGCGCTAGCTACCACAGCTTGGGTAGAGTCTAGCATCCGTTGAATTTCACCCAAGGCTGTAGTAATTTCTTGGGATTGTTGTTGAGCTAAGTTATTCAAGCCTGCAAGTGAAGCATTGCTATCGCTGGAGGTTTGGGCGACTTGTTGAGAAGATGTTTGCACTTGTAAGACAATTTGCCGCAAGGCTTGCAAGGTGTTATTGTAAGCGTCGGCAATGGTACCTAGTTCATCTTCTGTAATGGGTGCGCGGACTGTCAAATCACCATTTAAAGCTGGTCGCACAGCCATCAGTAGTTGAATAGAACGCTGTTGCAGTAACTCTTTGGCTGCTTTTTCCCTCGTTGCGGCTTCTGCTAGCTGTGCTGATTGTGCTTGCAGTTGTTGCAGATATTCAGTCTGTTGCAGGGCTAATCCCAACTGATCGCCCACCCGCGCTAGTAAGCTAACTTGGGATTGTTCCCAATCACGAGGGCCGGAATTTTGATAAGTTGCTAGCAATCCCCATAATTGTTCGTTAATAAACACAGGAACAATCACATAAGCTCTGACTTCAAATTGTTCTAATATCTCCAAATGACAGGGAGAATGGCCTGCTTCGTACAGATCATTAACAACCAAGGTTTCACCTTTGGCATATCGACCGCCTTGAGTTTCTTGGATGTAGGTATCTTCCCAAACAGTTTTGATATCAGTCCCTACGAGTTTGACCCAATTATTAGCTACTGATTCTGCCACAAACTCGCCACCCCAATTAGGATTGAAGCGATAAACAGCGACGCGATCGCTCCTTAATAATTGTCGGACTTCTTGGGTGGTTATTTTGAAAATATCATCGATATCTACGGCTTGACGAATGCGGTTAACTATTTTGGTAAAAGCTTTTTCTTGTTCCGCCATCTGAGCTATTTTCTCAGATTTTATTTGTACCTGTTCTAGATAGTCTAATTGCGATTTAGCAAGGCTAAATTGTAGGGCGATCTGAGTTAAAAAGTTGACTTCCCAAGATTGCCAATCGCGGGGGCTAGAGTTTTGGTATGCTGCAAGTAAGCCCCATAATTTATCGCCAAAAAAGATAGGCACGATGATATAAGATCTGGCTTCAAACTGCTCTAATGTCTCGACGTGACAGGGTGCAAAACCTACTGTATAAATATCATTGACAACATGATTTTCTCCTTTGGCATAGCGTCCACCTTTAGTATCTTGTAGGTAGGTATCATCTATAATAGTTTTGATATTTGGCCCCACTACTTTTGTCCATCCAGAAGCAACTGACTCAGCGACAAATTCACCACCCCAATCAGGACTAAAGCGATAAACGGCTACGCGATCGCATCGTAATGATTGACGTACATCTTGAGTTGTGGTTTTAAAAATAGTTTCTACATCTGAAGCCTGACGAATACGGTTAACTATTCTGGTGAAGATTTTTTCTTGTTCAGCAATCCGTATCATTTGCTCAGATTGCAATCGCGTTTGTTCTAAATATTCTGCATGAGAAATAGCTATGCCAAATTGCAAACCAACTTGAGTCAAAAAACTAGATTCCCACTCTACCCACTCACGGGTACCAGAGTTTTGATAAGCTGCCAATAAACCCCATAATTTTTCCGCAGCAAACACAGGAACAATAATGTAAGCTTTGATTTCAAACTGTTCTAAAATTTCTAGATGGCAAGAAAAATGACCGGCTTCATAAATATCATTAACGACAAAACTTTCTTGATGGCGATAACGTCCACCTTGGGTTTCTTGTAAGTGGGTATCTTCCCAAACAGTCTTGATATCAGGGCCTACCAGTTTTACCCAACCACTACCTACAGATTCTGCAACAAATTCCCCACTCCAATCAGGATTGAAGCGATAAACAGCGACGCGATCGCACTTCAATAATTGACGGATTTCTTGAGTAGTGGTTTGAAAAATCTTATCGATATTTGATACTCGTAAGATTTTCTCCATCACTTTAGATACGGCTTGTTTAGCCTGATTTTGCAGTTTTAATTGAGTTTGAAACTCAAAATTCTGCAATCTATAGGTTAACTCTGTACTAACTTGAGTTAATAGAGTTATTTCTGTTTCTTTCCAGTTTCTAGCACTAACGCAGCCAGTCACTACCAACAAACCCCAAACTTTACCACCTGCTACTATTGGTAAACTTAAACTAGCTTTAATTTGGAATTTATCCAGTAACTGTTTTTGATAAGGGGTAAGTTGGATTTGAGCAACATTATTAATAGTTATCGGCTCTATATAGTCTCGATTAGTATCTAAACCAAAGGTAATCCCTGGCAGAATTTCCCCCATTGTTGGTGTCCAACCAAGAGTTCTAGATTCTGCTAAAACCGTTCCAGACTCAGGTGAAGTAAACTGATAAATTAAAGCGCGATCGCAAGCAATTTTTTCTCTAACTTTCGCCACAGTAATTCTTAACACTGCATCCCAATCTGATACTTGGCGCATCTGCGTGATGATATCTTGCAACTGCTGTCGCCACATTTTTACTTCTTGGGCGCTCTCGCTGACTCCGATTTCTTCTTTCTGGACGTTATTGGCTAAGTTGGGATTTTCTAATGGAGAAACAGTAGCAGCCTTCTCATTTTCCTTGCTGTTGTATTTTGCAATTGTCATCTGCATCAACCTCAATTTTTTTTAGTTTAATCATTTGATATTTGCTAATTAATGTTACACTTGTATTGATTGATATGTAATGGTTAGCAAATCTAAGTTATTGTGGAGATTATAGGTTTTGAAATCTATAATCAAGAGTGCTTTATTGATGATTAATTATGAGTAAGCCACATAGGAGAATGAATAATAGCACTAGCATCTAAGTTGAACATCATTTTCTCTTCATTATTAATGAAGTATCCTTGCAAAAAATCGGAAATTGATGATGAGAATAACTCAGCCGATGGGGCTTTCATTTGATTCTGATCTAGAAACTCAATATCCATCATTTGCCGGACTAGAATCCCCAAATATTTACCATCATCTTCCAAGACAATTGCCATCATTTTTGCCAAAAAGTTGCTTGTGTTGGACAGTGGTGGGTAACCTAACATTTCTTCTAAATCTACTAACCACAACATTTCACCACGCCAGTTATACACACCTAGAACACAAGCTGGCATTTGGGGTACACCGCATATATCCACCAAAGACACTTGTAAAACTTCGGTAATATGCTGTAAGGAAATCACTGCTGTATCTTTGATTCCCAAATTAAAGCTTAAAAATTTCTGCTGACTTTCCAAATTTTCACCCTTTAATTGATTAAGCATTGGTCGATTGTCGGCAAATTTTATCTAGATAATTTTTTGAGAGTTAACGTTAACTCTTCCTGATTTATCGGCTTAGAAAGATAAGCTTCTGCACCTAGCATATTTCCCCAAGTCTTATCTACATCACTGTTTTTGGTAGAACAAAAAACCACAGGGATATTGCTAGTCTTTGGGTTATTTTTCAATTCTCGACAAATTTCAAACCCACTTTTACCTGGTAAAATTACATCGAGAAATATTAAATCGGGCTGAGTTGTATCTAATTTTTCTTGGGCTTCTTCACTGCTGGTGGCACTAATTACAGAATAGCCAGCTTGTTGTAAGTAACGACTAAGAATTTCGCGGTCGGTGAGACCATCCTCGATAACTAACACAGTATTCATGATAATTCCCTGTAAAATTGTTGGTTTTAGCTAATATATCAAAGACAAATTGTGTATTTAATCCTGATAATTACGGGCTAGAGTTTTGTTATAATTTTGATATCTTACTGTTAAATATGGCTCAGAAAAAATACGTATACTTCAGATTTTGTTGACTGAAATTTACTTATTTCTTATAAATAATTATGTACCACGTTTAACAACAATTCATCTTGAAATGTCAATTGCTCTAGACCATTAAAAATCCGACTTATCCATCAATTCGAGACACTTAACTTATTGACAGAATTCTAAACGAGATCCTGTTTTTGCGGTAGATATAGGTTGCATAGGTAAGTATTTACGGACTACACTCATCACCCTATCTGCTGCTACGGGTTTTGTGATAAAGTCGGTAGAACCGACAACCTTAGCACGTACTCGATCTAAAAGACCATCATTGCCCGTTAAGATAATTACTGGTGTGTTAGCAAAAGTAGAAATTCGCCGCAATTGTGTACAGATTTCATAACCACTAGCCACTGGCATGATTAAATCTAAAAATATCAAGTCTGGTTTCTCTTGAATCAGAAGTGGTAACGCCTGTACAGCATCTTGAATCTTGATGAATTTCATCCCATTAGCGGTGATAATATCTTCCAGCAGTTTACAGACCTGTGGACTATCATCTACACAGGCTATCACCGGAACCTTGGATTTTGTAGGTTGTGCAGAGGTCGACTTATCTAGAGTTTCTACCACAGCTAAAGGTAAATCGGGCAACTCCACCAATTCGATGATTCCTTTGAGGACGTAGGGCAGCAAAGAACGGGAGACTGGTAAAACATTCTGCCTCATTTTGGCAGCCAAATCTCGCAATGTGGATTTGCCATTAATTAAAGTGACAAAGTTCTTGTAGACAGATGGACTTACCTGTTGCTGGAGTTGTTCTGGTCTGCAAATTATTGGTGCTAAGTCAGGACAAATATTTACCAAGCCTGCTTCTGACCAATTTTTCCACGATTCTAGCATCTGTTTCATTGACACATCTGCACTCGTGAAACTCATCGGTGTCTCTAAGACAACTTTTTGGTTACGTTCACAACTAATAGTGACAAAATTACTTTGTTGGGCTAATTCAAACAAAAGTTCGTTGATGGTATTATCAACAATAATATGAATTTGCTCCCGTTGAATCTTCTGCTTTTTATACAAAATTTCCAATAGGCGATAATCCCAGTAACTCATCGATATATCTTGCGAGCGCAGTTGCATTTTATCAACATCAATCTGTGGGCAATGTTGAGCCATGAGTCTACGCCAGCGACGAAAAGGATGAGTTCCTCCTGTTGCCCAAACTATCCTACCCAAGCGATAATAGAAAGTCCATTGCTGCCCTTTAGGACTACTAATAATTAACTGTCCATTATATTGGAGTTGGGTACAAGTTTTAAATTCATTAAGTACGTTATTTGATACCATCAGACCGGGGGAAATTGTACTTGATACCTATGATTTAAAAATCAGCCTTCTCAAAACCCCAACTAGTAAGCTGCTTATTTTCGATGAAATTTATTTGTCAAATAATAGTTTATTGACTTATAGCTTAATTAACTGAATATGATAAAATTATCATACATAGAAATAACAGTAGATGTTATCTATTGGCAACATAATTACATATAATTTTCTTCTGCCTTCAATCTACTGCTTCAATCTTTTTTTCATTCTAGATAATATTGCTATATTTCAATACTCCAGTATTTAAATCCATCTTTATTAACTTATCATTTTAAATACTTTCAATTTAATTTATATCCGTATAATTCCTGATTTTCTCCTTGGTAGAAAATGTTATGTTCCGCAATTGTGATGATGAAGAGGTAATTGTTTCAGAAAATGACAATTTAAGCCTTTTATTACAAATATAGATATTAGATAAATACTCTGTTTGCGTTCAATTATAAGTTTAAGTAAGTCGGTGCAATAAAACCAAAGTATGTGAAGAAAAGTAAATAAGACTCGAACTCTTTCTCTCCCTGCTCCCTGCCTTCTTCCAACAATAATTATTTACGCCGACCTACTTACTTATGAGTTCAGCAAGCTTTGTAAATTTTGACTGCATTCAAAATACAAATTGGTTCTGGTGTTTTGTCGGTAAAATAAAAAAACAAAGTATTTATGATATCCAAACAACAGTGATATTACTTAAGTAGCCAGGATGGGATGAGCAAAAGAGGTAATTTTGGGATTCATGCCATCTTCTATAATTGATAGAACCTGCATATATAATCTTAGGCATGAAGCTGTGACGGAAACTGGAAGTTACAAAGATACCGTAAATTTACCCAAGACCAATTTTGATATGCGGGCGAACGCCATTAAGCGGGAACCCGAAATCCAAAAGTTTTGGGAAGAAAATAAAATTTTTGAGAGCCTGTCGCAAAACAACCCAGGTGAATTATTTATACTGCACGATGGGCCTCCCTACGCTAACGGCTCACTCCATATTGGTCATGCCTTAAATAAAATTCTCAAAGATATTATTAATCGTTACCAACTGCTGCAAGGTCGAAAGGTTCGCTATGTACCCGGTTGGGACTGTCACGGCTTACCAATTGAGTTGAAAGTTTTGCAAAATCTCAAGTCAGCAGAACGGCAAAATTTAACACCACTACAACTGCGGCAAAAGGCTAAAGAGTTTGCTTTGGCTACGGTTGATAACCAACGCCAAAATTTTAAACGTTATGGTGTTTGGGGTGACTGGGATAATCCATATCTGACGCTAAAGCCGGAATATGAGGCGGCGCAGATTGGTGTATTTGGGCAGATGGTTTTAAAAGGCTACATTTATCGGGGTTTGAAGCCTGTTCACTGGAGTCCTAGTTCTAAGACGGCTTTGGCTGAGGCGGAATTGGAATATCCAGAAGGTCATACTTCCCGGAGTATCTATGCGGCTTTTCCTGTGACTAGTTTCGCTGAGGCGGCAAAACCTTTATTAGGTGAGTATTTGCCTGATTTGGGTGTGGCTATCTGGACTACTACACCTTGGACAATTCCGGGGAATTTGGCGGTGGCTGTCAATGGCGACTTGAATTATTCTTTGGTGGAAGTTTCGCGCATAGGCGCAGAGACGCAAAGTAATTTCAAGTATCTCATCGTGGCGGCCGATTTGGTAGAACGGTTGGCGGCGACTATCTCGGCGCAGTTGACTGTGAAGGCGACTTTTAAAGGGAAGGAGTTGGAACATACTACTTACCGTCATCCTTTATTTGATAGAGAAAGTCCGGTGGTTGTGGGTGGTGATTACATCACAACTGAATCGGGTACTGGGTTGGTACATACTGCGCCCGGTCATGGTCAAGAAGACTATGTTGTGGGTCTGCGTTATGGGTTGCCAATTCTTGCACCTGTGGACGAC comes from the Nostoc sp. PCC 7120 = FACHB-418 genome and includes:
- a CDS encoding hybrid sensor histidine kinase/response regulator; the encoded protein is MITDTEIREQGYIYFLAEAPDLIQTIEQELFSLSENHSIARVHNLMRATHTIKGGAATVGLETIQMIAHSLEDVFKALYSPNVVIDAELQTYLFQAYECLQLALTSELTGSIINEEELLQRATTIFAKLQGKLGDNFGDDSHIPTSEELGFDIVQSIFEVGVQQRLGSIIEALTNIEDDTELIDFFSSQLDVFLGLAESLNLPGFGEIAQTALTALQTNPNQVRQIIEIAHADLEQAQCNILAGDRTHGGTPSAALRELTSVVTNKASETINSEFLINQAEFYEFLTTSSNNKSECLKPTTAQSYLKVVHYIFGWFNHEVEIPPSALHWDLLINNQEFLQPIEYIETWLNKFLEYVRHETDSQSLCLYRQGIVLIILLAVVRFQYSVKKTADNILIIQALQTKIGLVAQEYKQYPPITAQEKNWTDNPQLQKLLVFKDISNSSPNINDGLLEAIWGGEVNEDDAQVEPQIEANDISESTTSLAVAEKLSTEITETALDVVNEQIIDKVKNHQSKKGQKGSSVRVEVEGLERINYLASELLIHQKRRTLNDEQVQEIIEQLLQRLNKHQETLNQLRDLPLQRQSLATQHTQSFASVNFDPLEMDAYTEFHLTLHEAIEETSQLQEATESIDFLFKQATQISHKKQSLAFSLIDNLVEARMLPLENILSRFPHMVKNLSTVYHKRVDLKFTGTDVLVDKAIAEKLYDPLLHLVRNAFDHGIESPEVRRERGKPEQGVIEICAYHQGSQTIIEVRDDGQGLKLDSIRKKAIELNFISKKDESKGYLSQINDSELLEFMFAPGFTTAEKVSELSGRGMGLDIVRSQLQALNGSISVQTLPNQGTKFILKIPFSMTTDQLMLVQAGGVVYALLLDSIEKIIIPSAQQIQEFEGKRVLHWDGGNEDTMLSLHQLSELMYYNGSCFNNLNTSNLLPEHNTEEINHPVLLLRRNQGIFALQVDQIIGEQELVIRPLGNAIAPPKYVYGSSSLANGNLMLVIDGALLLESVEMQATLDTLALPTDEYANKQALSISPSNIPSLPLLSATVETNQKLSKVILVVDDAISLRQTLSLTLQKSGYQVIQAQNGAEALEQLQRHPEIQLVVSDLEMPRMNGFEFLSHIQHNPQYTKIPVIILTSRSAEKHRQLAKELGAKAYLSKPYLEHELINHIESLINSAKDYLNRLLTV
- a CDS encoding low molecular weight phosphatase family protein — encoded protein: MNKILFLCTGNYYRSRFAEHLFNQLATKQGLDWQADSRGLALERGVNNVGAISQYAAEALAARLVNISDDERFPKPACEPDFQSATRVIALDESEHRPLMNERFPQWVDAIEYWLVHDIDKTSATAALGQIEKHLLQLIEQLAQS
- a CDS encoding SMI1/KNR4 family protein, whose product is MNIGSSGEQQVSHTEKVIVICPNCSQKLRTPIDRGELRLACPKCKHNWQWSPGTNITIQIERIKEKLEKARQLQSVQNQLYQEFYPSTDPLNYSFKFNPPLSSHKIDAWETKYNTFLPVEYRSFLEQIGNGGGEVHGMEMLRLEDWAIGLCFGDEDKALIAPSQPCLLLEEYQSDEAWERWLVEIAGEHWEQKYEQELWSPQFGTITVCKDVCGPFGFMVLNGSLKGRIGWFLADWGPPTFESSATFLDWYELWLDGLIAI